GTGTGCGGCTGCCGAAATCTTGGCGAAGCGCTTCGTCGAATTAATGAAGGCGCAGCTATGATCCGCACCAAGGGTGAAGCCGGTTCCGGCAATATTGTCGAGGCAGTTCGTCACCTTCGCCAGATTTATGGCGAGATTCATGCTCTTAAGAAGATGGATAAAGAAAAGCTCAAAAAGATGGCCAAGGAATATCGCGTGCCGCTTGATCTGGTCAAGAGAACTGCCGACCTGCAAAATCTCACTGTTCCGAACTTTGCCGCCGGCGGTATCGCTACACCCGCAGATGCTGTGCTTTGCATGAAGCTTGGCGCTCAAGCCGTTTTCGTCGGCTCGGGGATATTTAAGTCATCCGATCCATCCCGTTTGGCGAAGGCTGTCGTCACGGCGACAACGCATTTTGATGATCCGGCTATTGTTCTCGAAGCCTCCCGCGCCTTAGGTGAGGCGATGCCCGGACTTGAGATCAGCAAACTTCCCAAGGAAGAACTGCTTCAATACAGATGATCGCCAATCCGAAAGTCGGGATACTCGCATTTCAAGGGGATTTTGCCAAACACCATCAGGCATTCGGCAGACTGAAGTGCGATGTACGCCTTGTGAAGTCGATCGGCCAGCTTGAGGCTTGCGACTACCTCGTGATTCCCGGCGGTGAGTCCTCCGTAATTGATCGATTTATCAAATCGACTAATCTTGCAGAGGCAATAAAGAACTTC
This genomic interval from bacterium contains the following:
- the pdxS gene encoding pyridoxal 5'-phosphate synthase lyase subunit PdxS; translation: MDSKEYVLKVGLAEMLKGGVIMDVTNAEQAKIAEDAGAVAVMALERVPADIRKAGGVARMSPVEKIEEIQATVQIPVMAKCRIGHFAEAELLQELKVDYIDESEVLTPADEEHHIDKHPFKIPFVCGCRNLGEALRRINEGAAMIRTKGEAGSGNIVEAVRHLRQIYGEIHALKKMDKEKLKKMAKEYRVPLDLVKRTADLQNLTVPNFAAGGIATPADAVLCMKLGAQAVFVGSGIFKSSDPSRLAKAVVTATTHFDDPAIVLEASRALGEAMPGLEISKLPKEELLQYR